GGCCTCGGCCTTCTGGCGGGCCTCCTCGGCGGCGCGGCGCTCGGCCTCCTCGCGGGCGAGCCGCTCCTGCTCGGCCTTGGCGGCGCGCTCCTGGTCGGAGAGCGGGAGTTCACGGTCGAGCCGGTGGCGGATCGCGGTGGTGACGAAGGCGGGCTGCTGGGAGCCGTCGACGACCAGGTAGCGGGCGGGGTCGGCGGCGGCGAGCGCCAGGAACCCGCTGCGGACGCGCTGGTGGAACTCGGTCGGCTCGGACTCCAGCCGGTCCAGTGCCTCGGTGAACCGCTCGCGGGCGGCGGTCGGGTCGACGTCCAGCACCACGGTCAGGTCGGGCAGCAGGCCGCCGGTCGCCCAGCGGGAGATCCGGGCCACCTCGGTGGCGGCCAGGTCGCGGCCGGCGCCCTGGTAGGCGATGGAGGAGTCCATGTAGCGGTCGGTGATCACCACGGCGCCGCGGGCCAGCGCGGGCCGGATGACGTTCTCCACGTGCTCGGCCCGGTCGGCGGCGTAGATCAGCGCCTCGGCGCGGTGGGAGAGGCCGGTGTTGCCCACGTCCAGGACCAGGCCGCGCAGGCGCTGGCCGACCGGGCTGCCGCCGGGCTCGCGGGTGACCACGACCTCGTGGCCCTTGCTGCGGATCCACTCCGCGAGGGCCTGCGCCTGGGTGGACTTGCCGGCGCCGTCGCCGCCTTCCAGGGCGATGAAGAAGCCCTTGCCGGCGACCCGGTGCGGGGCGGGCTCGGCGCCGCCGCGCACGGCGCGGATCAGCTCCCGGCCGAACGGGATGGTGCCGCGGCGGTCGTCGGTCTTCAGCACCACCACGGCGGCCAGCACCAGGGTGAGCAGTCCGGCGGTGGAGACGGCGAGCGCGGCGCCGTCGTGGATGAAGGTGAAGCTGCCGGGCTCGATCCTCCCGTACGCGACCTCGCCGTAGGCGGCGGCGACAAGCGGCAGGCCGATCAGGGCGACACCGACCACGACCCGGAGCACGGCGTAGAGGTGCTCGGTGACCTTGGGCAGCCGGGCCTCCTCGATCTCCTGGGCGAGCAGGGTGCGGCCGGTGGCGATCACCACGCCGGCGGCCAGGCCGGCGAGCACCACGAGGAGCAGGACGAGGACGAAGTCGAGCACCAGCCCGGCCAGGATCAGCGCCACGCCCTCGGTCAGCAGGGCGAGGGCGAGCAGCCGGCGGCGGGAGAGCATCGGCAGGGTGGCGCGGGTGGCCCGGATGCCGAGGGCGGGTGCCCCGACGGCGGCGAGGACGACCAGGCCGTAGCCGATCGGTCCGGCCCGGTGGTCGACGGCGGTCAGCAGGCCGAGGGCGGCGGTGCCGGCCATCGCGGCGTAGCCGGCGGCGACGGAGAAGGTGAAGTAGGGGGCGGAGCCGGTGCGGCCCTTGCGCAGGGCGGGGCCGGGGGTGGCGTCCGTCGGGGCGCGCAGGCCCTGGAGCGGGGAGCGCGGTGCGGGGGCGGCGCCGGCGGGCAGCGTCTGGAGGTGGATCAGGACGGCGGAGGCCGCGAACAGCAGCGCCGCGCCGAGGGCGGCCGCGGTGGTCTGGTTGGCGCGCAGCCAGTCCGAGGCCAGGGCCGCGAACACGTTGTTGACCAGGGTGAGCGCGACCAGCGCGGTGGCGGCCAGCGGCACGGTGGCCCAGCCGGTGCGGGTATCGAGGATGCGGACCGCGTCCAGGCTGGAGGCGGCGGGCCGGCGCTCGGCGGCGGGCGCGTACGGGTCGGCGGCGGGCAGCAGGCCGGGGACGGCCGCGTCCTTGCCGACGGCCCAGATCCGCTCGGCGGCGCCGGTGACGAAGACGGTGGCGAGCAGGGCCCAGAACGCCGAGCCGGGTGTCCAGGTGGCCCACCAGGCGGCGAGGCCGATCAGCACGGCCCGCAGGGCGTCGGCGCCGAGGAGCACCCAGCGGCGGTCCAGCCGGGAGACCAGGGTGTGCACCGGGCCGAGCAGGGCGGCGCCGAACAGCACGGTGGCCAGCAGTCGCACGGCGAAGACGGCGGCGACGGCGAGCGCGAGGGAGCGGTACCCGTCGCCGAGCTGGCCGCCCAGGTAGGCGGCGATCACGGTCAGCGGGACAAGCACGAGCAGGGCGAGCCGGTCGGCCGTGCCGCTCACCAGCTGGGCCGTCCACAGCCGTCGGTACGGGCGCTGGCGCAGCAAGGCGCGGACCCGTTCACCGGGTGTCCCGGCCGGGGCCGTCTCGGGGAGGCCGGGTGGTGCGGTGGTCGCGCTGCTGGGCTGCTCCTCGCTCGTCATA
The window above is part of the Kitasatospora sp. HUAS MG31 genome. Proteins encoded here:
- the tmk gene encoding dTMP kinase — translated: MTSEEQPSSATTAPPGLPETAPAGTPGERVRALLRQRPYRRLWTAQLVSGTADRLALLVLVPLTVIAAYLGGQLGDGYRSLALAVAAVFAVRLLATVLFGAALLGPVHTLVSRLDRRWVLLGADALRAVLIGLAAWWATWTPGSAFWALLATVFVTGAAERIWAVGKDAAVPGLLPAADPYAPAAERRPAASSLDAVRILDTRTGWATVPLAATALVALTLVNNVFAALASDWLRANQTTAAALGAALLFAASAVLIHLQTLPAGAAPAPRSPLQGLRAPTDATPGPALRKGRTGSAPYFTFSVAAGYAAMAGTAALGLLTAVDHRAGPIGYGLVVLAAVGAPALGIRATRATLPMLSRRRLLALALLTEGVALILAGLVLDFVLVLLLVVLAGLAAGVVIATGRTLLAQEIEEARLPKVTEHLYAVLRVVVGVALIGLPLVAAAYGEVAYGRIEPGSFTFIHDGAALAVSTAGLLTLVLAAVVVLKTDDRRGTIPFGRELIRAVRGGAEPAPHRVAGKGFFIALEGGDGAGKSTQAQALAEWIRSKGHEVVVTREPGGSPVGQRLRGLVLDVGNTGLSHRAEALIYAADRAEHVENVIRPALARGAVVITDRYMDSSIAYQGAGRDLAATEVARISRWATGGLLPDLTVVLDVDPTAARERFTEALDRLESEPTEFHQRVRSGFLALAAADPARYLVVDGSQQPAFVTTAIRHRLDRELPLSDQERAAKAEQERLAREEAERRAAEEARQKAEAEEAERKRQAMLEQLRAEQAEKERLAKEEADRAAAEAARKAAEEARVRAEEEARRRAEEEAERRVAEEARLAEEAAERRRLEAEAAAQAELQRQRELQRAEQRRRAEEALQHAEEARLKAEAEAAAAAAAAAATAAREGGEDAVTAELPQVAEETGPADGHGSEVTRELRVRPERPADRETDETAVLPRVEGEGPGRSDAPTTEAPRPGAAGRPGASGRPGASGRASSVDETAVLPTVESAPSGATDATAVLPTVGPGKAVPATGDRVPPGLWRDEPEETDETTRELPTAERPRPDWAEETPLDDLPSLTDTLLGSREEWARWDAADETDQAVDPAPEQDGQRGWGRKRRKD